From the genome of Streptomyces sp. S4.7:
GGGAGCAGGACCTCCAGTTGGTCGCAGGAGTCGAAGACCGGCTCCTTGTCCTCCTGGAGATCGCGGTTGTACGCGAGCGGCAGCGCCTTGAGCGTGGCCAGCAGGCCGGTGAGGTTGCCGATGAGCCGGCCCGACTTGCCGCGGGCCAGCTCCGCGATGTCGGGGTTCTTCTTCTGCGGCATGATCGACGAGCCCGTGGAGAACGCGTCGTGGAGCGTGACGAAGGAGAACTCCTTCGTGTTCCAGATGATGACCTCTTCGGCGATCCGCGAGAGGTTCACGCCGATCATCGCGGTGATGAAGGCGAACTCGGCGACGAAGTCCCGCGAGGCGGTGCCGTCGATCGAGTTGGCGGCCGAACCGTGCTCGAAGCCGAGGTCGGCGGCGACCGCCTCCGGGTCGAGCCCGAGCGACGAGCCGGCCAGCGCGCCGGAGCCGTACGGCGAGACCGCCGTCCGCTCGTCCCACTGCCGCAGCCGCTCCGCGTCGCGCGACAGGGACTGCACATGCGCCAGCACATGGTGGGCGAAGAGCACCGGCTGAGCGTGCTGGAGATGCGTACGGCCCGGCATGGCCACGTCCGGGTGCGCCTCGGCGAGTGAGACGAGCGCGTCCTGGAGTTCGGCGATCAGGCCGCCGATGATCCGCGCGTGGTCGCGCAGATACATCTTGAAGAGGGTGGCGACCTGATCGTTGCGGGACCGGCCGGCGCGCAGCTTGCCGCCGAGGTCCGCGCCGAGCTGTTCGAGGAGGCCACGCTCCAGTGCGGTGTGGACGTCCTCGTCGGCGATCGTGCCGGTGAAGGAGCCGTCGGCGACGGACGCCTCCAGCCGGTCGAGCCCGGCGAGCATCCGGTCCAGCTCCTCCTCGGTCAGGAGGCCGGCTCTGCTGAGCACGCGCGCGTGCGCGCGGGAGCCCGCGACGTCGTACGGCGCGAGGCGCCAGTCGAAGTGCACGGAGGCCGACAGCTTGGCCAGGGCCTCGGCGGGGCCGTCGGCGAAACGGCCGCCCCAGAGCCGGACGTCGCCGGTGTTGCTGCTCACTACGGGGGTGCTCCTTGAGTGCGTCGCGCTGGTGCGGCGAGCGGGGCCGGGGCTCTGCCCGGGCCCCGGTCCTCGATCGCCGGGCGGGCTCATTATGAGCCCGCCCGGCGATCGAGGACATTCGGGTAGGAGTGTGGCGGGGAGAGGGACTACGCCTGGTCGCGCTTCGCGGCGATCTTGGCCGAGAGACCGAACAGCTCGATGAAGCCCTGCGCCTTGGACTGGTCGAAGGTGTCGCCCGAGTCGTACGTCGCCAGGTTGAAGTCGTAGAGCGACTCCTCCGAGCGCCGGCCGGTGACGACGGCACGGCCGCCGTGCATGGTCATCCGGATGTCGCCGGTGACGTGCTGGTTGGCCTCGTTGATGAAGCCGTCCAGGGCGCGCTTCAGCGGGGAGAACCACAGACCGTCGTAGACCATCTCGCCCCACCGCTGCTCGACCTGCCGCTTGTAGCGGGCCAGCTCGCGCTCGACGGTGACGTTCTCCAGCTCCTGGTGCGCGGTGATCAGCGCGATCGCGCCCGGGGCCTCGTACACCTCACGGGACTTGATGCCGACGAGCCGGTCCTCGACCATGTCGATCCGGCCGATGCCCTGGGCGCCCGCCCGCTCGTTCAGCTGCTGGATCGCCTGGAGGACCGTGACCGGCTTGCCGTCGATGGCGACCGGGACGCCCTCCTTGAAGGAGATGACGACCTCGTCGGCGTCGCGGTGCTCGGCCGGGTTGGACGTGTACTCGTAGATGTCCTCGATCGGGCCGTTCCAGATGTCCTCCAGGAAGCCCGTCTCGACCGCCCGTCCGAAGACGTTCTGGTCGATGGAGTACGGGGACTTCTTGGTGGTCGCGATCGGGAGGTTCTTCTCCTCGCAGAAGGCGATCGCCTTGTCACGGGTCATCGCGTAGTCGCGGACCGGGGCGATGCACTTCAGCTCGGGGGCGAGGGCGACGATGCCGGCCTCGAAGCGGACCTGGTCGTTGCCCTTGCCGGTGCAGCCGTGGGCGACGGTGTCGGCGCCGTGCTTCTTGGCGGCGGCCACGAGGTGCTTGACGATCGTCGGCCGGGAGAGGGCCGAGACCAGCGGGTAGCGGTCCATGTAGAGCGCGTTGGCCTTGATCGCCGGGAGGCAGTACTCGTCGGCGAACTCGTCCTTGGCGTCGGCGACCTCGGCCTCGACGGCACCACAGGCGAGCGCGCGCTTGCGGATGACGTCGAGGTCCTCGCCGCCCTGACCGACATCCACGGCGACGGCGATGACCTCGGCGCCCGTCTCCTCGGCGATCCAGCCGATGGCGACGGAGGTGTCCAGGCCCCCCGAGTAGGCGAGTACGACGCGCTCGGTCACGGGTTTCTCCTAACGGTGCATACGCTGACGGGTATAACTATGCAGTCCACCGTATGTTTTGTCAACGCGGTCCCGGCAGGTCGGCCCGAACACGCTCCCCGCATCACCCGTCGCTCTCCGTGATCTCGGCCACCAGTACCCGTGGATGGCTGTGCTCCAGGTCCTTGGTGGCCGTGAGAAGGGTGAGCGTGCCTTCGGCGGCCAGCTCCACGAGCCGTTCGAGGGCCTCCGAGGCGGCCGAACCGGCTTCGGCCAGTTCCTCGCGGTATCGGTCGGCGAATTCCGGGTACTTCCGCGGATCGTGCCCGTACCACTTCCGCAGTTCGGCGGACGGGGCCGCCGTTTTCAGCCAGTCGTCGAA
Proteins encoded in this window:
- a CDS encoding argininosuccinate synthase, encoding MTERVVLAYSGGLDTSVAIGWIAEETGAEVIAVAVDVGQGGEDLDVIRKRALACGAVEAEVADAKDEFADEYCLPAIKANALYMDRYPLVSALSRPTIVKHLVAAAKKHGADTVAHGCTGKGNDQVRFEAGIVALAPELKCIAPVRDYAMTRDKAIAFCEEKNLPIATTKKSPYSIDQNVFGRAVETGFLEDIWNGPIEDIYEYTSNPAEHRDADEVVISFKEGVPVAIDGKPVTVLQAIQQLNERAGAQGIGRIDMVEDRLVGIKSREVYEAPGAIALITAHQELENVTVERELARYKRQVEQRWGEMVYDGLWFSPLKRALDGFINEANQHVTGDIRMTMHGGRAVVTGRRSEESLYDFNLATYDSGDTFDQSKAQGFIELFGLSAKIAAKRDQA
- a CDS encoding DUF488 family protein, with protein sequence MTEKKPAHGVRIRRVYEAAEPGDGTRVLVDRLWPRGLAKTDAVFDDWLKTAAPSAELRKWYGHDPRKYPEFADRYREELAEAGSAASEALERLVELAAEGTLTLLTATKDLEHSHPRVLVAEITESDG
- the argH gene encoding argininosuccinate lyase, yielding MSSNTGDVRLWGGRFADGPAEALAKLSASVHFDWRLAPYDVAGSRAHARVLSRAGLLTEEELDRMLAGLDRLEASVADGSFTGTIADEDVHTALERGLLEQLGADLGGKLRAGRSRNDQVATLFKMYLRDHARIIGGLIAELQDALVSLAEAHPDVAMPGRTHLQHAQPVLFAHHVLAHVQSLSRDAERLRQWDERTAVSPYGSGALAGSSLGLDPEAVAADLGFEHGSAANSIDGTASRDFVAEFAFITAMIGVNLSRIAEEVIIWNTKEFSFVTLHDAFSTGSSIMPQKKNPDIAELARGKSGRLIGNLTGLLATLKALPLAYNRDLQEDKEPVFDSCDQLEVLLPAFTGMMATLTVNRERMAELAPAGFSLATDIAEWLVRQGVPFRVAHEVAGECVKVCERQGIELDELTDDQFAAISEHLTLEVRGVLNVSGALASRDGRGGTAPSAVAVQLAEVKTDLALQHAWATAKG